aattccagtctcctcgagataagatgataggtatctattagtgaactcagttccctgatcacttataatgcatataatatttaaagatttctgattctgaattcctttaaatattctaatcaagttttcagcagttttatcttttgatggtaaaaatgcaacccatgtaaagcgagaaaaatcatcaataacaattagggcaaatctcattcctccaatactctttacaggaattggaacaaacagatccatatgtaaaagttttaggatacggctggattgtgatttccctttacttttgaacgataatctgccctgtttgcctaactggaaagcagtgcatatcttgtcctttaaaaaactgaagtttgggcaaaccaataactaaattgtttgaacaaatgttgttgatagttttaaaattcaaatggttcaaacgtttatgccataaccatttctggtcattcttggcaatcatgcacataggattaGAGGACTCTTTTTTCCAACTCATTtttatgagtttcctactctacttccagtcaataaaatgtttccatcttggtctttaactaaacatgcatgagtttgaaagtctactgacaaaatattatcacataattgactaatgctaattaagttataacacaTATTGTCAACAAGCAACACGTCATTAAttgttagattaccatggataatcatACCCTTACCCAttgtcttacccttcttgttgtcaccaaatgtgatcttaggtccaaaGCAATCttatatatcagtgagaagccgtatgtttcctatcatatgcctggaacatccactatcaagataccatacagattcctcaagtccttcgtttatttgtacctacataaataaatatttacaatcttttggtacccactttcaattgggtcctcggtcaatcagtcccttaggaatccatattggAGTTATTCTAATGAATTTACCATTTTGTGCTGTAATTAaagcgtatgtttttgacttagcataCGACTTTcttctagccactgatcctttagcttttgaggaagactttcttttaaaacaccttgacttagagtcagtatttagatttccagacttgttagctgcttctagcttattcttaagctagctaacagtaggcggaacataaactatttcattttttaaagcaacttcttcatgaataggatcagattcaatgtcagtcatactccctttgacaaagtttataggcttaaacttgtcaatTGAAggatttgactttttgcaggacagattagggtcattgctttcatatcccaatccagatctagatccagcaggtttgaacatactgatctgatgtttgacagcatctccggatcttgtccatgcactgactacatagtttaatctcttgttttcaaatgaaagaatttgaatttgttCTTTGAGCATATCATTCTAAGAagagatctctgttaagttttcatcaaaaacgtttgattcagattctttgttggaggaaggaacagttgattcatatttgacttttatttcacaaaaagagtcagttaacttcttgtactcaatagccatttcattgagtgcattagccaactcctcgtttgtaaattctggtgcatagatatcatttaccttagattggtcatctgccatcagacatgtgacagcttcattctcttttcagtaggagactcctctgaatcactgtcagcccatctAGATTTGTTTTCATTGCACATGAACGCTTTATggtccttctttgcttgaataGCTCTACCGTAGATCTGATTGatcttatcccatatctctttagcagtGGAACAGAACTTGATTTCACAGAACAcattcatgttgatcgactggtacagaatattcttagaaccattatccaggttgttggtcatcttatctttaatagtccactcacttcttggcttcgaaatctttatggggccatcagtaataaCGCTCAACATATCATagtcaagagcagccaagtgagcttgcattcttatcatccaaTATTCGTAGTTGTCCCTTGACAGAATAGGAATTTCACATatgatagacatgcttcaggttcttgatgcttgagaatagaaacaaggctctgataccaattgataggatcggctttatcgatagagacaggggtctggctatggataaaggcttatgaaaaacggtttaaaagaaatcctgttagggatttaattcgctttctattctacgcaaacacttgtaaacacttgaaacagattcaaggcggaattgtttacttgggtttgaagctcaagatgaaatatgaaaagatgacagaaatgaaagaatacagcagtttgtttatggatgttcgcagaaactctcctacgtcaccccttcttccaatcaccggaaggattcactataatatgattcgaatcaaatactgtttacacacacttagcactctattgaatagaacattttctgttcaattacaagatgaagaatatcactcagctcaAGGTGTTTAGATTCTAGCTTTCTCTTGATTCACActcagtacaatcagaaagcagcttcacaatatgaagattcaaaggcttgaaaatatcagtaatttcagtaagcaagatgatcgagatcGGCAAAttcgtaaggcagattgtccgttgtccttgagatttgttaaatactgagcaggagttAACGGTTGAATCTTttaaaatgatacgtggcactcttccattggaaagcctccattgtacacagcaggttctgagcacaaggatcgtggccatgcaccactggtagtgcatcgaatattccatcagggtttaggtttaggttcttaattacactgcacgtctaattatccaataaccattagattgcacgtctaattctggttctacctcaaacttgtttgaaggagttagacttacgtctaacttttacaatgtattagactacccgtctaatctttcactaaccattagactgcacgtctaatttcgattctacctcagacttgtctgaaggagttagactcacgtctaactttcacaatctattagactgcacgtctatttccgattctacctcagacttgtctgaaggagttagactcacgtctaactttcacaatctattagactgcacatataactccgctgagttagactgcacgtctaattccgcacatattagactatcggtctaattgcaaatatattagactacacgtctaactcagctgagttagactacacgtctaattccgtatacattagacttgcgtctaattgcaaaatatattaaactacacgtctaactccgctgagttagactgcacgtctaattacgaatatctattagaccatacATCTAATTcgatgcattcattagactgcacgtctaactccgttgagttagactgcatgtctaattctatacattcattatactgcacgtctaactccgttgagttagactgcacgtctaattttatgcatttattagactgcacgtctaactccgctgagttagactgcacgtctaattctatgcatttattagactgcacgtctaactccgctgagttagactgcaggtctaattctatgcatataatgccaaaatcggtctaatgactctcATTAGAGCCTAGTCTTATGAAGTAtgattttgatacacctgcatcaaaactcataattcatttcatcatcaaaatctcaatttgttaaattatgtcaacacttagtcaaaataatttgacccaacaaactGACATGTATCGCTggtgctctttctatcaattttgcaatCTGCATAGTCTGCATTAGAGTAGCATGttagattgaaactggaatctttcggataccacggtcccacatcttgagttcccttaagatatttcaatattcttttagtAGTAGTGTaatgagactgttttggattagcctaaAATCTTctgcatactccaaccgcaaatagAATGTCTGGTCGACTTGATGTTAAGTataaaccctagctatgattaagaatgacaatcaaaagaccctaaaaaaattgattggtgacattcatacattctaaaaaaacatagattacaaacagaaaataCTATATTCAAACTTAACTATCACAACCTAGCATTTTCCCATGCCATCGGTTTTCATTGAGAGACATTCTTCCCCCTTCCTCTTACTTTTCCCGtcctctaacgataaaaggagGTTGTATTGCagatgatgatgaatatttttgtttcttattttgaattctctctttgtacgagtccattttgatttgatagaaaatatttttatgagaaTTTCAGGgtttttatctttgttatcttcaacttgaatttatgtgttgttgtcttcattatcttcggcttcagcttcagactccatattggttttggaatattttttatcggctttagaattctctatttcatctttcaaatttttggtatcttcctcttgagtttcctcacaACAACtcgaggttcatcttccatttccatttTGATCTTTCgcattatagaaaattttcttttcctctttaacttgattccctttactttctttccttttttccaGAATCCTTCTTACTTTCCTCTTTtgcattttcttcatttttgtttttttatcactatccttAACTTCATTGAGAGGCATTCTttcccttcctcttccttttcccGTTCCTCTAACGATGAAAGGAGGTTGTATTgtagatgatgatgagtattgttgtttcttattttgaattctctctttgtacgagcccgttttgatttgatagaaaatatttttatgagaatttcagggcttttatctttattatcttcaacttgaatttatgtgttcttgtcttcattatcttcggcttcagcttcagactctatattggttttggaatattctttatcggctttagaattctctatttCATCTTTGAAATATTTGGtatcttcctcttgagtttcctcacaACAACtcgaggttcatcttccatttccatttTGATCTTTCgcattatagaaaattttcttttcctcttcaactTGATtctctttactttctttcctttATTGCTTTCATTTTTCCCAGAATCCTTCTTACTTTGCTCCTTtgcattttcctcatttttgtcttttttatcactatccttAACTTCCACAATATGCTCTTCAATTCTTGAATCTTCCGTTTCATTTTCCTGTTTTTTTGCTTCCTGAGTTTTCGTGATTTTCTGTTCTTCCTCAATTGCTTTTACACATTTAGTACTAaaatgttggaaagtattgcagaaagcACACCTGTTTCGCCTctattcatatgagatttccattATTGTGGGTTTTCCCTTCCTATCAACAACTATCATGTTCTTTGGTAGTGTActttgaggatgcacttcaatgcttattttaacaaaattaaggTTCTCTCCTCCCTCTACAATTGAGTTCATATATAACGGTTTCCCCAATAGACtagcaaagtgacttagagcttctgCATTATTCATATGTGATGGGATGTTCCTaaatttgaaccatatttgggtTGTTTTCTTTGGATTGCTTATAAGGTTCAATTCTTAGACCATCTCTCAAACATCATACAGTTAATCCAATCTAAGTATGCCCAATTTTcataatatcatccaagttcgttccctttttgaattgtaaaaaaataaagattatggATGTTTGTAGAAACCTTCTTCAATCCTTTCTACTCCCattattttattagtgattCCTTAGTGTCTGGGAAAGATACACGGTTATTTCCTATATAGTTCTCAACAACtatattttctcattctttgactcatttctcctccacttcagtgagcaatttaaattcaaaaggagagttgagaatctcaacttttgttttaaattcacccaagtagatttgacctttgtatgcatgatcttctACTTTCTTTTCTACATTCTTTTTCTAGACTTCATTTACCTTCCAGTTGGAATTGCTCATAAAGTATAGATCTTTGATTTGGGGGACTTCATTAACTCTaatttgatgagtacgtcaaatattttctctctctgttgatggggacgcaaaggagaaatgaccgtacttcaaatggggactATTACCATTACAAAAACCCAGCATtatgttagttattatagtttgattatttctactttagccccttcataaaactAGAAATtccacttaggtatcctcactttatattcattattaacaCACTCATaaactataaacataatttcacattagatcacattattttgacttatattaaatatgacatttttacaattatttattatactagtgaccctaTAAATTCCAACAAGTACTTGTtagagaatattttttattgataattatattgTGCAAAGACTCCTCGCTCCTATTTTAAATGTGTTGAGGTTTATCATCAAAGCCAGGGAActggaaaaaaaattgatttttgttttttagaaaatgtgGTTTTTACAAGTATATTCAGTTTTTCTTAATAACTTGGTATTAGTATttagtattaataaaaaaatagtgaattttatttatataagaaactctctaattattattttaacaaagtctcatttttaattaatagtgaGGATGACTCTGACTTATTCAGAAATGATTTGTAACAAAGTCTTTGTGTGAAACCTTAACTAAAATGATTTACTTAAATGTCATATAATTGAGTCTATTAGTCCAATTGacgaatattttaaaaaaacaattatggcACACGAGTTTGGATTTCGATCAAAACTCATCTTAGTCACCATAATTTTAACCCTCTCAgcattgatatttatttattacgtCAAGCGAAAAATTACACTTAAGAATAACCTCCACAACCAAAAACATATTTACCGCCTTCAAAATCTTGTATGCGTTTACTACCAATTAATACCAACTAACTTCGAACAATACTCAAACTTAACAATGAGGAACACTAATATCATtgtattagaaaaattaagagtaCTAATTTTGTTCATATCAATTTCAACACCAACAATAACACAAAGTTCAAAATGATATCGcatctaataaatttattaaaattttaataaaatatcatattttgtgAGTGAAATAATAGTCTgactattaaaataaacatctgataggatcggttttatcgatagagacggggcctggctatggatgaaggcttatgaaaaacagtttgaaagaaatcctgttagggtttaattcactttctattctacgcaaacacttgtaaacacttgaaacagattcaaggcggaattgtttacttgggtttaaagctcaagatgaaatatgaaaagatgacagaaatgaaagaacacagcagtttgtttgtggatgttcggagaaactctcctacgtcaccccttctttcaaccaccagaaggattcactataatatgattcgaataaaatacagtttacacacatttagctcactattgaacagaacactttctgttcaattacaagatgaagaatatcactcagctaaaggtgttttgattctatctctctcttgattcacacacagtacaatcataAAGCAGCTTCACattatgaatattcaaaggcttgaaaatatcagtaatttcagtaagcaagatgatcgagatcGGCAAATTCGTAAGGAAGATTGTCCGTTGtttttgagatttgttaaatactgagtaggagctaacggtcgaatcttttagaatgatacgtggcactcttccattggaaagtctccattgtacacagcaggttctgagcacaaggatcgtggtcgtacaccactggtagtgcgccgaatattccattagagatgtacctacaaaacaagtaatatgaggaaaattctcttacgtggcattcgttggttggttgcatatagctgttgtactaatcttcactagaaaatggagcaggagtaaggtacagctataacacgtgggtagacgaatgctagcttcaagcatactatttaagctgagcattagacgtatttcagttagacgaattgtgaaaataatttctaataaaatcaaacatccccttctaataacagagtctattagaccgcctgatctaatagaattagacttacgtctaattacaataaccattagattgcacgtctaactccattgagttagactgcacgtctaattccggttctacctcaaacttgtctgaaggagttagacttacgtctaactttcacttaattagaatgcacgtctaattatccaataaccattagactgcacgtctaattctggttctacctcagacttgtctgaaggagttagacttacgtctaactttcacaatgcattagactactcgtctaatcattcactaactattagactgcacgtctaattccgattctacctcagacttgtctaaaggagttagactcacgtctaactttcacaatctattagacttgacgtctaattccgattctaccttagacttgtctgaaggagttcgaatcacgtctaactttcacaatctattagactgcacgtctaactccactgagttagactgcacgtctaattccgcacatattagactatccgtctaattgcaaatatattagactacacgtctaactccgctgagttagactacacgtctaattacgtatacattagacttgcGTATAATTGCAAAATAtattacactgcacgtctaactccgatgagttagactgcacgtctaattccgaatatctattagaccatacATCAAATTCGATGCATTCGTTAGACTGttcgtctaactccgttgagttagactgtacgtctaattctatacattcattagacttcacgtctaactctgctgagttagactacacgtctaattctatgcattcattagactgcacgtctaactccgctgagttagactgcacgtctaattctatgaatctaatgccaaaatcggtctaatgactctcattagagccaagtcttatgaagtatgatttcgatacacttgcatcaaaactcataagtcatttcatcatcaaaatctcaatagttaaattatttcaacacttagtcaaaatattttgacccaacaatttcccccttttgatgaagaaatttgaaacctgcatacatataccaaaatatacattcatcatataaataaaacaaaccttTACATGCAAATTCAGcatacaaaaatatcattttaataatcAACCAAAtgtgagtgttttcagaagaaacacacaaaacatgttctaaaaaataaccaaaataagttaACATCAAAGCATTGCtaacagatttttcaaaaactttctTCTTAAATGAAGATAATTTCCATTATAATCtccttcttcttattcttcataGTCTTTACTCTGgaaaggatagacttcaacctaagagatctctaagactgcggttagaggggaGTTAGAGTCTtcccttttccttttcttggactTGAGCGTCTCCACTCTTTGAATGTAATCgacaaccttctggttgttcagGATTTTAGAAGGAAGGTGAAAACTCTTACCGCGTTCATTTAGAAGGAAACAAAGAAGAAAGCTAAGAGGACCATCAAAGCCAAAAATAGTCTTccgagcaacaaccattctgacatgatttccgaagaggaagcttgtctagTTGACAGGAACACGCCTGGTGATAGacaccattatctgaaaaaccttcgtacaatacttgtaagaagaCTCTTTGGAGAGGAGATTTCAAGACGATATCGCTTAGAAGAGCAAATTCAACCTTCatgaggtttttctttccatgaatatccACTTGAGGAGAATcagaaaagactttcatcattgtaaTCATTAAGTGAGATGGAGTGGTTGAGAACTCATCAATACTTACTTTTGGAAGCTGGAAAAACATACCGAAGGACTCTTCGGTGATGCAAATCATCTGGCCCATCACGACCCCAACCATAACTTTATCCTGATAAAAGCTAGCGGTTTCGAAAAATTCATGGACCAACTGTTCATGATAGAGTTCATGAGGAGAGAGGAACTTTCTCAGCCCGGAGGCTTTAGAGACTTAAACATTCTATACATTCCCGGAGATTGTAGAGTGAATACGGATTTAAAATCCACTTGAATAGATTTTGGATGGAAACTGAACATTTCGACTTGATGAACAAACACTTagtcgattcgaattctagagagagagagagatttcagagagctctAATCTTTAGAATGGGTGATTCAATAAATATCAAGGTTTAATCAAGTAGAAAATaactaatgattactcctacctT
Above is a window of Impatiens glandulifera unplaced genomic scaffold, dImpGla2.1, whole genome shotgun sequence DNA encoding:
- the LOC124917599 gene encoding uncharacterized protein LOC124917599, with the protein product MGQMICITEESFGMFFQLPKVSIDEFSTTPSHLMITMMKVFSDSPQVDIHGKKNLMKVEFALLSDIVLKSPLQRVFLQVLYEAIEEEQKITKTQEAKKQENETEDSRIEEHIVEVKDSDKKDKNEENAKEQSKKDSGKNESNKGKKVKRIKLKRKRKFSIMRKIKMEMEDEPRVVVRKLKRKIPNISKMK